gaagagaaaaaagtgcCCGGGaggtgatggtacacacctttaattccagcacgctggaggcagaggcaggcgggtctctgttgacttcaaggccagcctggtctacagagcaaatttctggacagccagggctacacagagaaagaaattctggaaaagaaaaaaaaagaacaaagaggccAAGGGTCCAATCAAGCCATCCGAGAATGAGTGTGCGTTCCTTCTACCTTGTTGGTGTTTTTCGGAGCTGAGTGTGGGACCCCCTCCAGAGGACTCAACAGAAGTCACAGACCTTTCCTGTAAAACTGTGTACCCACATAGACACAACGGTACAATGTTAAAGGTTCCTAGGCAAGACAGAGGCGGCCAGTAATCTCCACTGCAGACCGCCCCCAAGAACAAGTAaccaaagaggagaggggaagacagacaggaaaggggaaagagcagGGGGTTCATAAAATGATTAGCAACTTGGTTATCAGAAGGAGGTGGTCAATACATGGAAGAGATAGCTAGAGATGTAATTGTTGACAGCTAAGAGTAACCGGGAAGAACACTTTCTAAGCCAAGGCagaaaagatgggaggagaagagattTGGGGTGGAGCGCACGCTCTGGGATTAATGGGTTCTACTCACTCCAGATTTGTCCTCCGGATCGCTGGTACCTCCGCCCCCAACCACCAAGTCATCCTCAGATTCAtcaaaagaggaggcagaggagaagccGCCAGTGCCCCCCTCAATCCGGGATGGGGGTCCCACCGGTTGGGCCTCGGGCTCAGGAGTCTCAGGGGTGATGATAAGGCGGGGCACAGGACACAGGGAGCTGCATTCCAGGTGGGAGCACAAGTTAGCCACCAACTCCCCCGGCTCTGGTTCCTCTAATAGATCACCTCCATTGGACTCCCCCAAAACGCTGTCAGCCCAGGGACCATCAATGCCAGATTGAACCCAGGCTCCATCAGTTTCTTGTGTTGAAAAATCATCCCTTCCAGATTGTTTCCAGGCTGTCTGAGTACTCTGTCGTATAAGAGAGCCAGGAGTTTGGGACTCTGTCCAGGAGCCGTCGGGGTCATGTGGTGTACTGGAACCATCCGAGGATGATTCTTTGCAGGGGCCATCAGACCTTGGTTCAGGTGAGGGGCAGACTCCGTCTGGGTGAGTTTGGAGTTTGGACGTGCTATGATGCGTCCGGAGGTGATCAACCCAGGGCTTGTCCCTCTCTGGCAGAGTCTGCCACCGCTCAAGTCTTTCCAGTCCGGTCCAGGACTCATCAAACCCTGGTTGGGTACAGAGGCTGCCTCTCTTTGGTTGAGACTGGAGATCGGATCTATGAAGATCAGTTCGAAAGCCTTCTGTACAGGAACCGGCCATCTCCATCTCTGCTAAGGGGCTGTTCCTTTCTGGATGCGTCTGGAGGCTGGACCCGTCTAGCTCCTTATGTTGGATGGGTTTCTCCGACTCTGCTCCTAGGCCAGCTGCTTCGCACACCGCGTGTCGGTCTCCACAGGATTCTGCCTGCGGACTGTCCGGACACCGCACAGGCCTGAAGTCGGTCCTCTCCGCCTCGGAGTGCAGGCTGGACCCCTCAGTCCAGGCCTGAGGCCCGCCCCCCACTGGCCGTCCCGTCGGGCCACCCGCTCCGGGCCCGGGTCCCTGCAGTCCCGGTTGTCGCCGCCGCCCGCCCCGCAGCGCCTCCAACCCCATGCGGGCCCCGGCGGGCAATGCGCCGGCCTCCGCCTCGCTCAGGCTCCCCCGGCACGGGCAGCGCCTCATGCCCGCTCCCTCGGCTCGGGCTTCGGCCCGTCCGGCCCCACCTTCCCCTTTAAATCCTACGAGGGGTGTGGCTGGGGAGCCCCAACTCGTGGGTTCCGGGCCTGCAAAGGCTCCAGGCCGCCCGGACACCAAGGGGTTAACCGATACTCCACCTCCCAGGGAAAGCCCAAAACAACGCCCCCACCGGATGTGACGAACGTGGGGCGGAACCTCGACTGGCACCGCGAGTCTCACTGGGAAAGAACTGTCCCCCTGCTACTGATGCTGGTAGGGGTCTAGATCGCTCATCGGGGGACCCTTTTCCCTACAACACATCAGCCTTACTCCAACCCAGTGACAAGTTCAGCCACTCACTCATTCAACATTCAGGGACAAGGTggatttttcaaagacttaagaaATCCCACACAGGCTAAGTTTGAATGCCTCCGCAGTCACTTCGCAGCCGTTACATTGAGAGAGTAAGCTTGATGTCTATCTAGGTGGGCACGGTGGTacaagcctgtaaccccagcccttgggaggtggatgtaggaggttcaggagttcaaagtcatctttagctacataATGCCAAGCCTAGGCTGCAAGAGACCTGTCTCagaatacacacgcacacacacacgcacgcacgcacgcacaccagGACTAGGTAGACTctatgaagacacacacacacacacacgcgcgcgcgcacgcacaccaGGACTAGGTAGACTCTATGaagacacacgcacgcacgcacaccagGACTAGGTAGACCctatgaagacacacacacacacacactcacgcacgctCACCAGGACTAGGTAGACCctatgaagacacacacacacacacacgatagggGAATGAGGTAACACAGCAGGTCCATAAAGCCTGATGGCCAGGTTTGAGTCCAGGACAACATGGCAGAAAGAGATTTGTGCTTCCACCACACAGCATAAATAAGTTTTCGTTCATGTTTTAAAGaattccggggggggggggtctggagagatggctcagggggctggagagatggctcagaggttaggagcactgcctgttcttccaaaggtcctgagttcaattcccagcaaccacatggtggctcacaaccatctgtaatgagatctggtgcagaatacagtatatataataaataaataaaattttaaaaattctttaaaaaaaaaaaaaagaattccagggctggagggatggcttaacAGTTAGGAGCACTATTTGCTCCTGTAGAGGATTGGAGTTTGTTTTCCAGTACCCGATATGGGAACTCGAAATCCTCTGTAACTAAAGTGTCAGAGGAttggataccctcttctggctgcctcAGATCATGCAcaaggtgcacagacatacatgtaggcaaaagcacccatacacataaaataaaaacctggggGGGGGTGCATATGCTtgttcctagcactcaggatgcagaggctggtgcatctatgagttcgaggccagcctggtctacagattgagttccaggacagcaggactacatagagaaaccaagcCTGACATGATAaccctttaatccctgtactcgggaggcacaggcagacagatctctgagtctgtgccagttccagggcagccagagctacatatagAAACCTtcgttgggggctggagagatggctcagaggttaagagcattgcctgctcttccaaaggtcctgagttcaattcccagcaaccacatggtggctcacaaccatctgtaatggggtctggttccctcttctggcctgcaggcatacacacagacagaatattgtaaatataataaataaaaaaaaaaagaaagaaaccttcgTCAAAGGATAATAATGATAAAtaggtaaatctttttttttaaggagttttggggactggagagatggctcaaagtttaagagcattgtctgctcttccagagaatcctagttcaattcccagcacccacatggcagctcacagctgtctgtaactccagttccgggggatctgaAACACtcatatagatatacatacatgcatactttAAAGTAAACCCTGAGAAAAAAGGAATTCCAGTTTTTAAAACTGTAACAAAGAACTCTCATGTCTAAACCATGAGTGATGGCACACTCCTATAAACACAACACTCTGGAGGTAAACAAACACAAGACATTCACTACTAGCTCAgcaccaacctgggctacatagtgagagcctatctcaaaaaagcgGAGGCTGGGGATTTACCTTTGTGGCAGAGCATGTGTATGGGGGCCTTTGATTtttaactaaataataaataaataaataaataaataaataaataaataaataaataaatgtcttgtGTCTAAAGGATTTGTGTGCCAGGGCCCGACACTGGATCCCTACCTCTGTCAATCACTTTGCAGTAAGGGACGCCTCGCTAcaaggttggtttgttttttagttttccttatgtgtatgtgtgtgtctatgcaggTACCTtcaggtgcctttggaggccaaaaGGGGGTGTTGGATCTAGAAttggtgttacaggtggttgtaagctcaACAGCTGATCCACCTCCTCAGCCCCCTCCTTTTAATGCTGGTGATCACACTTGCTCTATCCCTGACATATACctccagcaccatttttttttcttttcccagtttGCCAGGGAGGACTTTGAGATTTCTGCCGTTCGCTAGCCTTTGTCTGTAATCTGCGCCATGAACTCAGGTGTATGAATATGTGACGCAGGGCCACGGTGAGCCATACCCTGTAGGATTATTGTCTGAAGTGATTTTTCAGTCTATCCCTTGTGGTGACATGGCTTGCATCGCCCAAGTCAGACCCTCCTCTTTGGAGGAGAACAGGAGGTACTTTTAGTCTTGAAATTGAGTCACCCATAGTAGGGACATTGCGTCCGGGCCCAAGGCTCCGGGGTGAATCATCTCATCCTGGGCTGAGAAGTCAGAGATGGGAACCCACCTCATACATCATACACATTTGAGAACATGACGTCCGGAGGCAGAGGAGGGCTCTTCTGAGGTCACATAGCAAAGGATCAGGCACAGTGATCTTTAGTTCCCGTCAAAGAGGGTGAGGCTAGACAGAGCACCCGCGTAGGGTGCTGtgaggcacacacacatctgcagttCTCCCTCTAGTCGGTGGTGGGAAAGATGTCTCAACCAGCAGCTGTTTCTATTCCAAACGAGAAGAGTGAGTCAATTTTCTTCCATGCCAAGGCTCCTGACTCAGCACTGGGAATCTTGACTGTGTTCTGGGAAATGTCTGGCCTTCAGAGGGCTCCCTCCCACTGACGGCAGTCTCTTGAGTGGGCGGGGAGCAGAGAGTAGGGTGCAGGAGGGAACACAAGGCACAGTATGCAGCCAAGGGGAGTCATGTTGAAGGCCTGAGCGGAGAAACGGTTTTCctatgccaggcagtggttttAGATGTGCAAGGATGGAGGTTGGATGCCAGGATGTGGGTGTTGGTGCAAACTGGAGAGTCTTCATGTGCAAGGAAAATGTTTGCTTGGACGAATGTGTGGTTATATtgcaggggtgtggctcagtgttgGAGAAGCTTGCTTAGCAGTCACATGCAAAAGACCCTGCGTTTGTGCATCCACTGGGGGAAAAAATCCAAACACATACGATAGCTTTCGAGCTTGCCAAGAGGAAATGTAGCTGGATGTTGATGGTGCAGACCTGCAATTTCAGCAGGTGGGAAGTGaaggagttcaagggcatccaCCTTTGGCTacaagagagagggaggatgtTGAGAGAGAAAAAGTACTGGGGAGCGGAGGAGGGATGTTTTCTCAAAGGCATCCCTCGATGCTTTCAAGAAATACCGTGGGTATGTCTGGGGCTCACGTGTCTCGCGGCTGACCCAGAAGGCTCACTGAGCCAATACTTAGGTCCCACCCCCTTGCCACACCTCCTCGCTCAGCGGGGTGTACTTTGTGCACGTCAACGAGCCGCTACGCTACCATTGGCTAACTGATCAGAGGGGGCGGGCATGCAGATGTTCCCGGAAACTCAAGAGGCCCGGCGTGTGCTAGACCGGGAGCCTGAGCCTGGTGGACTGGGTGCTTAGCAACGGGGGAGGTGCCCCATAACGAGGTATTTGAGGGGGTACAGGAGGGGAATTGTGGATACTTAGCAGCCCAGGGTAAGGCGCTGCCTAGCAACAAGAGGGCCTCTGAGAAGTAGAGAGTAGTCCTGGAGGATCTGTAGGTGTCTAGCAACGGGGAAGAACCCTAGCAACGGCAAGgcgtatagtgtgtgtgtggggggggggtgctgggggCGCTTAGGGAAAACCTGAGTTCTTAGCAACGTGGGGGGTAACTAGGAGAAACTTGGAATTCAATTAACAATGGGCGGAGGTACTCAAAGAAGGGGCGAAACAAGGAGGCCCTGTCCTGTAATCCTTATTATCCCTTAGGCAATGTGGTTGGAGCTAGGGGCCGCGCTGCGCGGGACCCGTGGACCGCTGGGCAGGACTGCTCATCTGCCCTGTGGGGCCCTGGGG
This genomic window from Chionomys nivalis chromosome 2, mChiNiv1.1, whole genome shotgun sequence contains:
- the Itpkc gene encoding inositol-trisphosphate 3-kinase C, whose product is MRRCPCRGSLSEAEAGALPAGARMGLEALRGGRRRQPGLQGPGPGAGGPTGRPVGGGPQAWTEGSSLHSEAERTDFRPVRCPDSPQAESCGDRHAVCEAAGLGAESEKPIQHKELDGSSLQTHPERNSPLAEMEMAGSCTEGFRTDLHRSDLQSQPKRGSLCTQPGFDESWTGLERLERWQTLPERDKPWVDHLRTHHSTSKLQTHPDGVCPSPEPRSDGPCKESSSDGSSTPHDPDGSWTESQTPGSLIRQSTQTAWKQSGRDDFSTQETDGAWVQSGIDGPWADSVLGESNGGDLLEEPEPGELVANLCSHLECSSLCPVPRLIITPETPEPEAQPVGPPSRIEGGTGGFSSASSFDESEDDLVVGGGGTSDPEDKSGSKPWKKLKTVLKYSPFMVSFHKHHYPWVQLSGHAGNFQAGEDGRILKRFCQCEQRSLEQLMGDPLRPFVPAYYGMVHRDGQAFNQMEDLLADFEGPSIMDCKMGSRTYLEEELVKARERPRPRKDMYEKMVAVDPAAPTPEEHAQGAVTKPRYMQWRETLSSTSTLGFRIEGVKKADGTCNTNFKKTQALEQVTKVLEDFVDGDLGLLRKYVARLEDLRKALENSPFFRTHEVVGSSLLFVHDHTGLAKVWMIDFGKTVTLPDHQTLSHRLPWAEGNREDGYLWGLDNLIHLLQGLAQS